CAGCTGCATAAACTTGTTCATACTTTCTCCTGCTCGTTTAAAGTCTTTTTAGAAGCTCTGCCCAAGAGCAAACTGAAATACTTCCGTGTCATCATCAGATTCGTCTTTCAGTGGCGTCGCCAGGGTAAAGCTAAGCGGCCCCATTGCGGTTATCCAGGTCAGACCTACACCCGCCGAAGCTCGAAGATCTGAAAAACTGACGTTGCTGCAATTTTTAATGACGGTACTACGTTCACAGTCATCATCAAACACATTACCCGCATCAATAAAGACCACGGTGCGCAGTGACCGCTGATCCTTTATGAAGGGTAAGGGGAATAAGACCTGTGCTGTTGTCTCAACAAGGATATTACCACCGATAGAATCGGTATCACCATCACTATCAAGCGCCTGCGGGCCCAATGAGTTATCCGCAAAACCCCTGACCGAGCCGAAACCACCGGCATAGTAATTTTCGAAGAAGGGCATAATATCGGTATCGCCATAGGCATCGGCATAACCCAGATTCGCCTTCAGATTAAGAGTCAGTGAGCGGGTCATCGGGAAGAAGATCTGGCCACTGTAGTTTAGCTTATAATAGTTTACGTCACTGCCAGGGATAGCCACCAGTGCCGAGAGCGAGTTAGAGTTACCTCGCGTTGGTAAAACACCACTATTAAGCGTGGAACGTGTCCAGGAGATACCCGCCTTCCAGTTCAGGTAATTATCACCTTCCTTATCCAGAAAATCCCGAACCACAAATGCAGGGCTACTGCCCGGCTTTATCTCAAGGGATTCCGGGCCAAAATTGAAGCCCAAACGAGTAATTTCGTTAATGGGATAACCAAAGCGTACGGAGCCACCAAAGGAATCCGCAGAATAGTTGGAAATGTCGGTACTATCGTAATCGGTTTCGCGGAAATACACATTGAAACCGCGACTCACGCCATCCACCGTATAATAAGGGTTCAGGTAACCGAAACTGTATACAGTTTGGAACTCACTGGTATTAAGGCCAATATTGACCTGATTACCCGACCCCAGAAAGTTATTCTGCTGAACGTTCGCGCCCAGGATGATGCCGCTACCGGTCGAAAAACCCACACTGGCCGATACACTACCCGAGGCTTGCTCTTCTACCGAGTACTCAACGTCGATTTGGTCGGTTGTGCCGGGAACCGAGGGAGTCTCAACATTGACCTCTTTAAAGAAGCCCAGTCGGTCAAGGCGCGTTTTCGATTGTTCGATATTAAACGTTGAAGCCCAGGCGCCTTCCATCTGACGCATTTCACGTCGTAGCACTTCATCCTGGGTTTTCGTGTTACCAATAAAGCTGATACGCCTGACGTAAGCACGCTTTCCGGGATCCACGAAGAAGGTAACATCAACGGTATTGTCTTCTTCATTAGGCTGAGGAATGCCTTGCACGTTAGCAAAGGTGTACCCTTCATTACCCAGGCGTCGAGAGATCAGCTCCTCCGTGGAGGTGATCACCTTATTGGAAAAGGTTTGCCCTTCTTTAACCAGCAAAAGGATACGCATTTGCTCTTCAGGGACGATCAGATCGCCGGCCAGTTTAACCTCGGCCACTTTATACAGCTCACCTTCATCAATATTGACAGTGATGAATACACGCTGCTTGTCCGGAGCAATCGATACCTGGGTGGAGCTAATATTGAAGTTAAGATAACCACGATCCAGGTAGTAGGAACGCAGGCGTTCCAAATCACCGGACAGTTTTTCACGAGAGTATTTATCATCACTGCTATAAAACGAGAGCCAGTTAGTTTCCTTAAGCTCGAACAGGTCCAGCAAATCATCCTGCTCAAAGACTGTATTACCAACTACATTCACATGACTGATAGCCGCTACCGAACCTTCATTAACATCAATCGAAATGGAAACACGATTACGGGGCTGAGGAGTAACATTAGCGTTAATTTTCGCATCATAACGGCCTTGCGCCACGTATTGGCGCTGTAACTCCATTTGAATGCCTTCCAAGGTAGCTTGCTGGAAGATCTCTCCCTCGGCCAAACCCGATTGACTTAATCCGTCCAATAAAGCTTCGGTTTCGATGGCTTTGTTTCCGACAATCTCAATTTCGCTAATGGAAGGCCTTTCTACGACGGTGATGACCAAAACATCCCCATCACGATCCATACGGATGTCCTGAAAATACCCCGTACGGAAAAGTTGGCGCGTGGCAGCCACTACCTTTTTAGAGTCAACCTCATCGCCCACATTGATGGGCAGCGCGGTAAAGGCATTACCAGCAGAAATTCTTTGTAATCCGTTGATTCTGATATCGGAAACCACAAAGGCTTGAGCCACACTGGCTAATGAGTAACACAGGGTGGCCAACAACAGCGTCAGCAAATTTCGTTTCATGAAATCCGTTTTATCCAAGAATCGTTTTTTATTCATCGAACCAGCTGTCCGCCAGCTCCCCCAAAATTCAAACTATAATCGCGCAAAATCGTTATACAGCGCTAGCATCATTAGCATGCCAATCAACCCTATACCGACCTGAAAACCAAAGGCCTGGACCTTTTCAGGAACCGGGCTGCCTTTGATCCACTCGACGATATAGAACAAAAGGTGACCTCCATCCAGCACAGGTACCGGAAGCAGATTCAAAACCCCTAGGCTTATGCTAAGAATGGCGAGAAAGTTCAGAAAGCTTTCAATTCCGGACTTCGCCGATTCGCCAGCCACTTTAGCAATGGTTATGGGGCCACTCAAGTTTTTTACGGAAACCAGCCCCATAATCATTTTCCGTATGGAGTCCAGCGTCAGCACACTCACTGACCAGGTTTTCTCCACAGCGGGCATAACAGCCCCGAAAACACCATAACTAATGGTTCGTCTAAGCGACTCAGGCCACTCGACGGCTTCCACCCCGGCGCCGATGTAACCAATGACTGTACCGTCCGATTGGACCTTACGGGCGGGAATCAGTTCCAATACCTGGAGCTGTCCGGCTCGCTCTATTTCGATCCGCATCGCTTGCTCGGGTTTCGCTCTCACCAACTCAACCCAGTCAAACCAGTTGTTTACCAAACGATCATCCGCAGCAATCACTCGATCGCCGACCTGTAAACCGGCCGCGCCGGCACGACCACCATCCAACAAAACCCCGATAACGGCAGGTACTTCAGGGCGGTACGGAGTAATACCCAAAGAACTCAACGGATCAGGCTGCTCAACCCCTGCCAGCCATTTATCAACCATCAGAGAACGTTGCGCGGGGCTATAGTCAGTACCAGATAATGCATCCGGTTTAACCCCGAGCTGGATTTCTCCACTCTCGCCTATATGCCCTAACAGGGCTAGCAAGGCCTCATCCCAACTGCGAACAACATCACCATCGACACTGACCAGCTCATCGCCCACCTGAAGGCCAGCAACTTCAGCCACGGAGTCTGGCTCAACGTCACCGATAACCGGCACCACGGTGCGCACCCCGATCACAAACATCAACCAAAAGGCGGCAATAGCCAGTAAAAAATTAGCTAACGGACCCGCGGCAACAATAGCGATGCGCTGCCCCACGGTCTTACTATTGAACGACAGGTGTCGCTCAGACTCTGGCACCTCAGCTTCACGCTCATCAAGCATTTTGACATAGCCACCTAACGGAATGGCCGCTATCACAAACTCGGTGCCATGGCGGTCAAAACGCCGCCATAGAGGTTTGCCAAACCCCACCGAAAACCTCAGCACCTTCACACCACAGCGTTTGGCCACCCAGTAGTGGCCAAACTCATGAAAGGTCACCAGAATACCCAGAGTAACGATAGTCGCCAGTATCGTTTGTAATAGATCCATCAACGAGCCTCCCAGCCATATTTACCTTGGGTAATCAAAGCTTGCGCCTGCTGCCGAGCCGAACGGTCAGCATCCAGAACCGTCTGCAGATCATCGGCTGGACAGGCTTCCAGAACCTCCAGGACCTCACGGTTCAGTTCCGCGATATGACAAAAACCGATGCGGTGATTTAAAAACGCGTCAACCGCAACCTCATTGGCCGCATTGAGAATTGCCATCGCCGTACCGCCGCTGGATACCGCATCGAACGCCAGTTGCAGGCAAGGGAAACGCTTATAGTCCGGCGCCTCGAAATCCAGCCGCCCCATCTTGACCAAATCCAGAGGATCTACCCCAGAATCAATACGACCGGGCCAGGCCATTCCGTAAGCGATTGGAGTGCGCATATCGGGGTTACCCATCTGGGCTAGCACGGAACCATCGACATAATCCACCATAGAATGGATGATGCTTTGAGGATGAATAACCACCTCCACATCATCGGGCTGCAAACCAAACAACCAACAGGCTTCGATAGCTTCCAGTCCCTTATTCATCATGGTCGCCGAATCGACTGAGATCTTACGCCCCATGGGCCAGTTCGGGTGCGCACAGGCCTGCTCTGGCGTGACCGCTTGTAAGGCATCAAGTTCTGTGGTGCGAAAGGGCCCACCAGAAGCGGTTAGTAAAATACGGCGCACACCGGAGCTTTCCTGCTCAGCCCCATAGTTGACAGGCAAACACTGGTAAATCGCATTGTGTTCACTGTCAATCGGCAGCAGTTCAGCACCATGGCGCTGAACGGCATCCATAAAGAGAGCGCCAGCCATTACCAGCGACTCCTTGTTGGCCAACAAAATCCTCTTGCCTGCCTCTACGGCTGCCAACGTGGGCAACAGGCCAGCGGCACCAACGATAGCCGCCATCACCATATCAACATCATCGTGGGCCGAAACCAGCCTAAGGCCATCAACTCCACTAAGAGCTTCAGTTGGCAACCCTTCACGCCTTAATATCGCCGACAAAGCCTTAGCAGACTCACTATCAGCCATTACCGCATAAAGAGGGGAAAATTCGCGACACTGCTCGACAATCAGATCAACCTGGCGATTAGCGGTGAGCGCAAATACAGAATACCGATCACTATTGCGCCTGACGACGTCCAGGGTACTTTGCCCGATGGAGCCGGTCGCACCTAAAATCGTAATATTTTGCAACGGTCAGGACTCACTTTTCATAGGGATGGCGGCATGTGGATCGGACCACAACATCAGTTTCCCAGTAGCATTAATGACAAAGCAAACAGGGGAACAGCCGCCGTCAGGCTATCAATGCGATCCAGTATACCACCATGCCCCGGCAACAACTGACTGCTATCTTTGATGCCTCGTTCACGCTTGAACATGCTTTCGCAGAGATCACCCAACACGGACACCAGAGTCACCAGACAGCTAACCAGCAGTAACGATAACAAGCTTGTAAAGGGTAAATAGGGTGATGCAATCACGGCCACAACAGTCACGGTGCCTAAGCCGCCAAGGACCCCTTCCCAGGTTTTCTTGGGGCTCACATTGGGTGCCAGCTTATGCCGCCCCAGGTATTTCCCGGCAAAGTAGGCCCCTACATCGGCACCCCAGACCAGGAATAGTAGAAATACGATCAAGATCCAGCTGTCCGGGTAGGCTTTCATCTGCACCAGCCCAACCCAGGCAGGCACCAGTACAAGGTAGCCCAAAAGCAAACGAACACCTGATTTGCTCCAGATACCAACAGTTCCCGGATAGGTTATCACCAACCCAAGTGCCAATAACCACCAAACAGCGGCTATCCATAGAATCATGCTTGAGGCTACATAAGTGCTGGCAAAAAGCGCCAAAAGCACCGTCAATACGTAGGTAATTCTAGGCAACGGAGCTTCATAACCTGCCAGATTACCCCACTCCCAGGCACCTAGCAGAATCACCGCACCGATAAACCAGGAAAAGGGCTGCAACGGAAGGAAAAACACACCTCCGAGCGCAATGGGGGCCAATATCAAAGCCGTTATAATTCGTTCTTTTAACATGCACCGCCCTCAATTTGCTCGCTACTCATGCCGAATCGGCGCTGACGACCGCTGTAATCCAACAATGCATCCCGTAAATGCTGGTGACCAAAATCAGGCCATAATGCAGAGGAAAAATACAGCTCGGAATAAGCAAACTGCCACAACATAAAGTTGCTGATACGATGATCTCCGCCAGTACGAATGCACAGGTCCGGCAAAGGCAGCTCGGCAGTGCAAAGGTGTTGCTGGAACATTTCAGCGCTAATCTGCTCGGGCTCTAACTGCCCCTGCTTGACCTGTTCAGCCAAGTGTCTGGCGGCCTGAGTAATATCCCACTGGCCACCATAGTTAGCCGCAATCGCCAGGGTCACCCGGGCGTTATCCGCCGTTAACGCCTCCGCTTCCCGGATATGTTGTTGTATTTCGTCACTGAAAGCGCTGGTATCACCCAGCACACGCAAACGGATCTGGTTCTTATGCAGGCGCCGGGTCTCTTTCTTCAGCATCTGCAGAAAAAGCCCCATCAGACCGCGCACCTCCTCTTCCGGACGCTGCCAGTTTTCACTACTGAAAGCGAAAAGCGTCAGCACCTCAATACCATACTTATCGCAGGCTTCAATTACCCGGCGAACGGCCTCAACACCCGCTCGATGACCTGCAATCCCTGGCAGAAGGCGTTTCTTGGCCCACCGGTTATTACCATCCATGATGATGGCGACATGACGTGGAACGTTAGCTATTTCACTAGCAGCTGTGATGTCGGATTCGGACATTGGCAAATATCAGCCTGTTGGGAGCGGACACAAGGGCTAATGGCATCCTTACCAACAGCTACCCAGCATCCTGATTCATTAAGGGTCTGATCAATAAGCAAAGCGCCCGCATAAGGCGGGCGCTACAACAAACAGAAGGTTAAATCTCCAGCAGATCGGCTTCTTTAGCCTGTAACAATTGATCCACTTCGGCCACGTACTTGTCCGTCAACTTTTGCACTTCATCGTGGGCGCGACGGTCATCATCTTCACTAATCTCCTTCTCCTTAAGCAGATCTTTCACATCTCCCAGCGCATCTCTACGAATATTTCGTACCGCAACGCGCGCGTTTTCAGCTTCCTGTCGAGCGTGACGGATAAAACCCTTACGAGTCTCCTCTGTAAGAGGCGGCAACGGAAGGCGAATAACAGCGCCGGCCGTAGAAGGGTTCAAGCCAAGGTCAGATTTCAGAATGGCCTTTTCAATATCAGGCACCAGATGCTTCTCCCAAGGCGTCACAGACAGAGTACGTCCATCTTCAGCGGAGACATTGGCGACCTGACTCAATGGTGTATCGCTACCGTAATAGGACACCGTGATACCGTCGAGCAAGCTTGGATGTGCTCGACCAGTACGAATCTTTGCAAAAGCGACAACCAGGGACTCGACACTCTTTTTCATCCGAGTTTGTGCGTCATCTTTGATCTCATTAATCATTTCTCACCCCCACGAACCAGCGTTCCTTCGTTTGCACCCAGTACCAGGTTCAACAACGCGCCTGGTTTATTCATATTAAACACTCGCAATGGCATCTGATGATCTCGCACCAGGCAAATTGCCGTTAGATCCATAACGCCCAGTTTACGATCCAGCACCTCATCGTAACTGAGACTATCATACTTAACCGCGTCGGGGTTCTTCACAGGATCCGAATCATAAACCCCATCAACCTTAGTGGCTTTGATAACTACATCCGCATCCATTTCAATACCACGCAGACAAGCGGCAGAGTCGGTCGTAAAGAAGGGATTGCCAGTACCGGCTGAAAAAATCACCACATCGCCGCCGGTTAAAAAGCGCAATGCAGCACGACGATCGTAATGATCTACCACCCCACTCATTGGAATCGCCGACATAACACGCGAGGCAATATTGGAACGTTCCAGGGCATCACGCATGGCCAGGGCATTCATTACCGTCGCCAACATACCCATGTGGTCGCCGGTGACCCGGTCCATACCGGCAGCACTCAAGGCCGCACCCCGAAACAGGTTGCCTCCACCGATAACCATTCCCACCTGAACACCAATACCGATTAATTGGCCGATCTCCAGTGCCATACGATCGAGCACTTTGGGGTCAATACCAAATTCCTCGTCCCCCATCAGGGCCTCGCCACTGAGCTTAAGGAGAATTCGCTTGTATTTAGGCTGACGATCAGTTGTAGGCATGTGTCAAATTCCTTGCGACAGAAGAGAGAAAAAATGATGAAACACGCCAGCAGTATAGACTGGCCAAGCACAGGAGCAGCGCCAGCGCACCACCCCCACACTTAAAGAGTATTGATCAGCCTTTGAGCTGAGCAGCGACTTCAGCTGCGAAATCAACCTCTTCCTTCTCGATGCCTTCGCCTACTTCAAAGCGAACAAAGCTGATGATTTCTGCGCCAGCATCTTTCACCAGCTTGCCAACTTTAAGCTCTGGGTTCTTAACGAAAGGTTGTTCAACCAGGCTATTTTCAGCAAGGAATTTGTTAATACGACCGACCATCATTTTTTCTACGATCTCAGCAGGCTTACCTTCCATATCCGGCTGCGCCTTGATGATCTCTTTTTCTTTCTCAACAACTTCAGCAGGCATATCGTCTTTATTGAGAACGCGAGGATTAACAGCGGCTACGTGCATAGCAACGTCTTTCGCCAGCTCCTGATCACCGCCTTTAAGGGCCACCAGTACCGCAATACGGCTGTTGCCGTGGACATAACCACCCACAACATCACCAGCGATAGTGCCGATACGACGAGGCGAAATATTCTCACCAATTTTCTGGATCAATGCTTGACGAGAAGTCTCGATGCCACCTTCAACCAGCTTGGCAATATCAGTTTCACCGCTAGCCATAGCCGCATCAGCGACCTCACCAGCAAACGCCAGGAAGTTATCATCACGTGCAGCAAAGTCAGTTTCGCTGTTCACTTCAACTAACACGCCAGAAGTGCCCGCATCTGAAAGACGAACCATCACAACACCTTCAGCGGCAGTGCGGCCCGCTTTCTTGGCGGCTTTGGCCTGACCAGACTTACGCATCTCTTCGATTGCCTTGTCGATATCTCCACCAGCTTCGGTCAGTGCACGCTTGCACTCCATCATACCCAGGCCAGTGCGGTCACGCAGTTCCTTCACCTGCGAAGCAGAAATAGCTGCCATATCAATACCCTCAATATTCGTTTAACTGGTTAGGAAGCTGCCATTCAATGGTTAGCTGGCAGCTTCGCCGGAATTTCAATCAGAAAAAGGGGGCCAGGCCCCCTTTTTCAAACACACCATAAATGATGTGACAATCGCATTAACCTTCAGCAGTTTTCTCTGCTTCGGCCGGGGCCTCAGGGGCTGCGACTTCAACAAACTCCTCTTCGCTACCAACGCTGGCGGCAGAACGGCCTTCAGCGACGGAATCAGCTACCGACTTAACGTACAGCTGAATAGCACGAATAGCATCGTCATTTCCAGGAATGACGTAATCAACACCATCAGGATTGCTGTTGGTATCAACGATACCAATTACTGGGATACCCAGCTTGTTCGCTTCGGTAATCGCGATGCGCTCGTGATCAACATCGATAACAAACAAGGCATCTGGCAGACCGCCCATATCCTTGATACCACCCAGGCTACGATCAAGCTTTTCCAGGGAACGAGTGCGCATCAGCGCCTCTTTCTTGGTCAACTTCTCGAAAGTACCGTCCTGTGACTGGGTTTCCAGGTCACGCAGGCGACGGATAGACTGACGAATGGTTTTGTAGTTGGTGAGCATACCACCCAACCAGCGATGATCCACGAACGGCATAGCTACACGACCAGCTTCTTCGCGAACAACTTTGCTGGCAGCACGCTTGGTGCCAACAAACAAAATCTTGTTTTTGCTCTGCGCCAGACGCTCAACAAACTTCAGCGCGTCATTGAAAGCAGGCAGAGTGTGCTCGAGGTTGATGATATGGATCTTGTTACGGGCACCAAAGATGTATTTATCCATCTTGGGGTTCCAGTAACGGGTTTGGTGTCCGAAGTGAACGCCCGCTTTGAGCATTTCACGCATTGATACTTGAGCCATTGGATTCTCCTGAACTCGGGTTAGGCCTCCACACACCCCATGACCCAACCCCGAAGGGCACCCAGAATCATGTGTCGGTGTATGTGTGATTAGTTAATGTACCGACTGAACAACGCCCCAATTTGCAGAGGTTTTGCCAGCGGCGCGCGCTTTATACCACAAATCCCACGACACGAAAACCGCATAGGCCTATTTAGGCCATACAGAATACCTTAACAAAACGTTCAGGAATAAACGCTTCGCCCCTTAT
The DNA window shown above is from Aestuariirhabdus haliotis and carries:
- a CDS encoding phosphatidate cytidylyltransferase, whose translation is MLKERIITALILAPIALGGVFFLPLQPFSWFIGAVILLGAWEWGNLAGYEAPLPRITYVLTVLLALFASTYVASSMILWIAAVWWLLALGLVITYPGTVGIWSKSGVRLLLGYLVLVPAWVGLVQMKAYPDSWILIVFLLFLVWGADVGAYFAGKYLGRHKLAPNVSPKKTWEGVLGGLGTVTVVAVIASPYLPFTSLLSLLLVSCLVTLVSVLGDLCESMFKRERGIKDSSQLLPGHGGILDRIDSLTAAVPLFALSLMLLGN
- the bamA gene encoding outer membrane protein assembly factor BamA, with amino-acid sequence MKRNLLTLLLATLCYSLASVAQAFVVSDIRINGLQRISAGNAFTALPINVGDEVDSKKVVAATRQLFRTGYFQDIRMDRDGDVLVITVVERPSISEIEIVGNKAIETEALLDGLSQSGLAEGEIFQQATLEGIQMELQRQYVAQGRYDAKINANVTPQPRNRVSISIDVNEGSVAAISHVNVVGNTVFEQDDLLDLFELKETNWLSFYSSDDKYSREKLSGDLERLRSYYLDRGYLNFNISSTQVSIAPDKQRVFITVNIDEGELYKVAEVKLAGDLIVPEEQMRILLLVKEGQTFSNKVITSTEELISRRLGNEGYTFANVQGIPQPNEEDNTVDVTFFVDPGKRAYVRRISFIGNTKTQDEVLRREMRQMEGAWASTFNIEQSKTRLDRLGFFKEVNVETPSVPGTTDQIDVEYSVEEQASGSVSASVGFSTGSGIILGANVQQNNFLGSGNQVNIGLNTSEFQTVYSFGYLNPYYTVDGVSRGFNVYFRETDYDSTDISNYSADSFGGSVRFGYPINEITRLGFNFGPESLEIKPGSSPAFVVRDFLDKEGDNYLNWKAGISWTRSTLNSGVLPTRGNSNSLSALVAIPGSDVNYYKLNYSGQIFFPMTRSLTLNLKANLGYADAYGDTDIMPFFENYYAGGFGSVRGFADNSLGPQALDSDGDTDSIGGNILVETTAQVLFPLPFIKDQRSLRTVVFIDAGNVFDDDCERSTVIKNCSNVSFSDLRASAGVGLTWITAMGPLSFTLATPLKDESDDDTEVFQFALGQSF
- the uppS gene encoding polyprenyl diphosphate synthase, which codes for MSESDITAASEIANVPRHVAIIMDGNNRWAKKRLLPGIAGHRAGVEAVRRVIEACDKYGIEVLTLFAFSSENWQRPEEEVRGLMGLFLQMLKKETRRLHKNQIRLRVLGDTSAFSDEIQQHIREAEALTADNARVTLAIAANYGGQWDITQAARHLAEQVKQGQLEPEQISAEMFQQHLCTAELPLPDLCIRTGGDHRISNFMLWQFAYSELYFSSALWPDFGHQHLRDALLDYSGRQRRFGMSSEQIEGGAC
- the tsf gene encoding translation elongation factor Ts codes for the protein MAAISASQVKELRDRTGLGMMECKRALTEAGGDIDKAIEEMRKSGQAKAAKKAGRTAAEGVVMVRLSDAGTSGVLVEVNSETDFAARDDNFLAFAGEVADAAMASGETDIAKLVEGGIETSRQALIQKIGENISPRRIGTIAGDVVGGYVHGNSRIAVLVALKGGDQELAKDVAMHVAAVNPRVLNKDDMPAEVVEKEKEIIKAQPDMEGKPAEIVEKMMVGRINKFLAENSLVEQPFVKNPELKVGKLVKDAGAEIISFVRFEVGEGIEKEEVDFAAEVAAQLKG
- the ispC gene encoding 1-deoxy-D-xylulose-5-phosphate reductoisomerase — encoded protein: MQNITILGATGSIGQSTLDVVRRNSDRYSVFALTANRQVDLIVEQCREFSPLYAVMADSESAKALSAILRREGLPTEALSGVDGLRLVSAHDDVDMVMAAIVGAAGLLPTLAAVEAGKRILLANKESLVMAGALFMDAVQRHGAELLPIDSEHNAIYQCLPVNYGAEQESSGVRRILLTASGGPFRTTELDALQAVTPEQACAHPNWPMGRKISVDSATMMNKGLEAIEACWLFGLQPDDVEVVIHPQSIIHSMVDYVDGSVLAQMGNPDMRTPIAYGMAWPGRIDSGVDPLDLVKMGRLDFEAPDYKRFPCLQLAFDAVSSGGTAMAILNAANEVAVDAFLNHRIGFCHIAELNREVLEVLEACPADDLQTVLDADRSARQQAQALITQGKYGWEAR
- the rpsB gene encoding 30S ribosomal protein S2 yields the protein MAQVSMREMLKAGVHFGHQTRYWNPKMDKYIFGARNKIHIINLEHTLPAFNDALKFVERLAQSKNKILFVGTKRAASKVVREEAGRVAMPFVDHRWLGGMLTNYKTIRQSIRRLRDLETQSQDGTFEKLTKKEALMRTRSLEKLDRSLGGIKDMGGLPDALFVIDVDHERIAITEANKLGIPVIGIVDTNSNPDGVDYVIPGNDDAIRAIQLYVKSVADSVAEGRSAASVGSEEEFVEVAAPEAPAEAEKTAEG
- the frr gene encoding ribosome recycling factor, with translation MINEIKDDAQTRMKKSVESLVVAFAKIRTGRAHPSLLDGITVSYYGSDTPLSQVANVSAEDGRTLSVTPWEKHLVPDIEKAILKSDLGLNPSTAGAVIRLPLPPLTEETRKGFIRHARQEAENARVAVRNIRRDALGDVKDLLKEKEISEDDDRRAHDEVQKLTDKYVAEVDQLLQAKEADLLEI
- the pyrH gene encoding UMP kinase → MPTTDRQPKYKRILLKLSGEALMGDEEFGIDPKVLDRMALEIGQLIGIGVQVGMVIGGGNLFRGAALSAAGMDRVTGDHMGMLATVMNALAMRDALERSNIASRVMSAIPMSGVVDHYDRRAALRFLTGGDVVIFSAGTGNPFFTTDSAACLRGIEMDADVVIKATKVDGVYDSDPVKNPDAVKYDSLSYDEVLDRKLGVMDLTAICLVRDHQMPLRVFNMNKPGALLNLVLGANEGTLVRGGEK
- the rseP gene encoding sigma E protease regulator RseP is translated as MDLLQTILATIVTLGILVTFHEFGHYWVAKRCGVKVLRFSVGFGKPLWRRFDRHGTEFVIAAIPLGGYVKMLDEREAEVPESERHLSFNSKTVGQRIAIVAAGPLANFLLAIAAFWLMFVIGVRTVVPVIGDVEPDSVAEVAGLQVGDELVSVDGDVVRSWDEALLALLGHIGESGEIQLGVKPDALSGTDYSPAQRSLMVDKWLAGVEQPDPLSSLGITPYRPEVPAVIGVLLDGGRAGAAGLQVGDRVIAADDRLVNNWFDWVELVRAKPEQAMRIEIERAGQLQVLELIPARKVQSDGTVIGYIGAGVEAVEWPESLRRTISYGVFGAVMPAVEKTWSVSVLTLDSIRKMIMGLVSVKNLSGPITIAKVAGESAKSGIESFLNFLAILSISLGVLNLLPVPVLDGGHLLFYIVEWIKGSPVPEKVQAFGFQVGIGLIGMLMMLALYNDFARL